The Psychrosphaera ytuae genome includes a region encoding these proteins:
- a CDS encoding NADH:ubiquinone reductase (Na(+)-transporting) subunit B, with amino-acid sequence MGLKSYLEKIEPNFEPGGKYEKWYALYEAAATIFYTPGLVNKGQTHVRDSVDLKRIMIMVWLALFPAMFFGMFNIGHQAAGALADGFALGDSWQVGLFQALGGTLTADSGWGMKMLYGACFFLPIYATVFAVGGFWEVLFASVRKHEVNEGFFVTSILFALILPSTIPLWQAALGITFGIVVAKEIFGGTGRNFLNPALSGRAFLFFAYPTEISGDTVWTAVDSYSGATMLSQAASGAIDYNNIALWTQAFYGFIQGSVGEVSTLAILIGGLFIIYLRIASWRIVAGVFAGTIFLASLLNFVGSESNPMFAMPWFWHVVLGGWAIGAFFMATDPVSASFTNRAKFWYGVLIGVMVVLIRVVNPAFPEGMMLAILFANLFAPLFDYFVAQANVKRRLARNV; translated from the coding sequence ATGGGTCTTAAGAGCTATTTAGAAAAAATTGAACCTAACTTCGAACCAGGTGGCAAGTACGAAAAGTGGTATGCCCTATACGAAGCTGCGGCGACGATCTTCTACACGCCAGGTTTAGTTAACAAAGGTCAAACTCACGTACGTGACAGTGTTGACCTAAAACGTATCATGATCATGGTTTGGTTAGCGCTATTTCCAGCAATGTTCTTCGGTATGTTCAACATCGGTCATCAAGCGGCCGGTGCATTAGCAGATGGTTTTGCCTTAGGTGACAGCTGGCAAGTTGGTTTATTCCAAGCGCTTGGTGGCACATTAACGGCTGACTCGGGCTGGGGCATGAAAATGCTCTATGGTGCGTGTTTCTTCTTACCAATCTACGCTACTGTTTTCGCAGTAGGTGGTTTCTGGGAAGTTCTATTCGCATCGGTTCGTAAGCACGAAGTTAACGAAGGTTTCTTCGTTACATCTATTCTTTTTGCTTTGATTCTTCCGTCAACGATTCCTTTGTGGCAAGCCGCTCTAGGTATTACGTTCGGTATCGTAGTAGCAAAAGAAATCTTCGGTGGTACAGGTCGTAACTTCCTTAACCCTGCGTTATCTGGTCGTGCGTTCTTGTTCTTTGCTTACCCGACTGAAATTTCTGGTGACACGGTTTGGACTGCAGTAGACAGCTACTCTGGTGCAACTATGCTGAGCCAAGCAGCTTCTGGTGCAATTGACTACAACAACATTGCGTTGTGGACACAAGCGTTCTACGGCTTTATTCAAGGTTCTGTTGGTGAAGTTTCTACACTAGCAATCCTAATCGGTGGCTTGTTCATCATTTACCTACGCATAGCGTCATGGAGAATTGTTGCGGGTGTATTCGCTGGTACTATTTTCTTAGCGTCACTACTAAACTTTGTAGGCAGTGAGTCTAACCCAATGTTTGCGATGCCTTGGTTCTGGCACGTTGTTCTTGGTGGTTGGGCGATTGGTGCCTTCTTCATGGCAACAGACCCTGTATCAGCGTCATTCACTAATCGTGCGAAGTTCTGGTACGGCGTATTGATTGGTGTGATGGTTGTACTTATCCGTGTTGTTAACCCAGCATTCCCTGAAGGTATGATGCTGGCAATTCTATTTGCTAACTTGTTTGCGCCATTGTTCGACTATTTTGTTGCACAAGCAAACGTGAAACGGAGGCTTGCTCGTAATGTCTAA
- a CDS encoding Na(+)-translocating NADH-quinone reductase subunit C, translating into MSNNKETFGKTVGFVFAVCLACAALVSVSAVQLKPLQTANKLLDQQTKILETAGLLDQAGKDIVGTYNKYIEPRMIDLDTGEYVEGDTAMFDERRNARDVEKSVKLENDVAGINRRSNTAVVYLVKNDEGQIQSVVFPIVGAGLWDLMYGFVGLESDLNTVSNLVYSDHKETPGLGGEIMNPKWQAQWSGKEVYNEQGEVALELVKGGAKPGNEHGVDGLSGATLTSNGVTNTIDFWFGEMGYGPYIKKNRGGLN; encoded by the coding sequence ATGTCTAACAACAAAGAAACATTTGGCAAAACGGTTGGATTCGTATTTGCTGTGTGTCTAGCTTGTGCGGCGTTGGTATCTGTATCAGCGGTTCAATTAAAACCACTGCAGACTGCTAACAAGTTGCTAGACCAGCAAACTAAAATTTTAGAAACAGCAGGTCTATTAGACCAAGCTGGAAAAGACATCGTTGGTACTTACAACAAGTACATCGAACCTCGTATGATTGACCTAGATACAGGTGAATACGTTGAGGGTGACACAGCAATGTTTGACGAGCGTCGTAACGCACGTGACGTTGAAAAGTCAGTAAAGTTAGAAAACGATGTTGCTGGTATTAACCGTCGTTCAAACACTGCGGTTGTGTACTTAGTCAAAAACGACGAAGGCCAAATTCAATCTGTGGTATTCCCGATTGTTGGTGCTGGTCTTTGGGACTTAATGTACGGTTTCGTAGGTCTTGAGTCAGACTTAAACACGGTTTCTAACCTAGTTTACTCTGATCACAAAGAAACTCCGGGACTAGGCGGCGAAATCATGAACCCGAAATGGCAAGCTCAGTGGTCTGGTAAAGAAGTCTACAACGAGCAAGGTGAAGTTGCACTTGAGCTAGTTAAAGGTGGCGCTAAGCCAGGTAACGAGCACGGTGTAGACGGCCTTTCTGGTGCAACACTGACAAGTAACGGTGTTACAAACACAATTGATTTCTGGTTTGGTGAAATGGGTTACGGCCCTTACATCAAGAAAAACCGTGGAGGGCTTAACTAA
- a CDS encoding NADH:ubiquinone reductase (Na(+)-transporting) subunit D has protein sequence MSADAKKVLTAPIVDNNPIALQVLGICSALAVTSSMANALVMTLAVIFVTAFSNLFISLIRNMIPSSVRIIVQMAIIASLVIVVDQVLKAFSYQLSKELSVFVGLIITNCIVMGRAEAFAMKEKPGVSFLDGIGNGLGYGFILMLVAFFRELLGFGTFFGIEILPLIQNGGWYQANGLLVLPFSSFFIIGLIIWAIRQWKPEQVEKD, from the coding sequence ATGTCAGCCGATGCAAAAAAAGTCTTAACGGCTCCGATTGTTGATAACAACCCAATCGCACTACAAGTACTTGGTATTTGTTCTGCGCTTGCGGTAACTAGCTCAATGGCTAATGCATTAGTAATGACATTGGCGGTTATCTTTGTTACAGCATTCTCGAACTTATTTATTTCATTAATCCGTAACATGATTCCATCAAGCGTACGTATTATCGTACAGATGGCGATCATTGCATCACTTGTAATCGTCGTTGACCAAGTGTTAAAAGCGTTCTCATACCAGCTTTCTAAAGAGCTATCGGTATTCGTCGGTCTAATCATTACCAACTGTATCGTTATGGGTCGTGCAGAAGCGTTTGCGATGAAAGAGAAGCCTGGTGTGAGCTTCTTAGATGGTATCGGTAACGGTTTAGGCTACGGTTTCATCTTAATGCTAGTTGCATTTTTCCGTGAGCTACTTGGTTTTGGTACTTTCTTCGGTATCGAAATTCTTCCTCTGATTCAAAACGGTGGCTGGTACCAAGCTAATGGCTTGTTGGTTTTACCTTTCAGCTCGTTCTTTATCATTGGTTTAATCATCTGGGCAATCCGTCAGTGGAAGCCTGAGCAAGTAGAGAAGGACTAA
- the nqrE gene encoding NADH:ubiquinone reductase (Na(+)-transporting) subunit E — translation MEHYLSLFIKTIFIENIALTFFLGMCTFLAVSKKVSTAIGLGVAVVVVLGISVPVNQLIYTNILAPGALDGVLGITDPAESVDLSFLSFITFIGVIAALVQILEMTLDKYFPPLYNALGIFLPLITVNCAIFGSVSFMVSKNLTFSESIVYGIGSGVGWALAIVLLAGIREKMKYSDVPDGLKGLGITFITTGLMAFGFLSFGGIAL, via the coding sequence ATGGAACATTATTTAAGTCTTTTCATCAAAACGATTTTCATTGAGAACATCGCGTTAACTTTCTTCTTGGGTATGTGTACTTTCTTGGCCGTATCTAAGAAAGTAAGTACAGCGATTGGTCTTGGTGTTGCGGTTGTTGTGGTATTGGGTATCTCTGTACCAGTTAACCAACTTATTTACACAAACATCCTTGCGCCTGGTGCGTTAGACGGTGTTTTAGGCATTACCGACCCAGCTGAGTCTGTTGACTTGAGCTTCCTGTCGTTCATCACATTTATCGGTGTAATCGCTGCATTGGTACAAATTCTAGAGATGACTTTAGATAAGTACTTCCCGCCGCTATATAACGCACTTGGTATTTTCCTACCTCTGATCACAGTAAACTGTGCGATCTTCGGTTCAGTATCATTCATGGTATCTAAGAACTTAACGTTCTCTGAAAGTATCGTTTACGGCATCGGTTCAGGTGTAGGTTGGGCGTTAGCAATCGTATTGCTAGCAGGTATCCGTGAGAAAATGAAATACTCAGACGTACCAGATGGTCTTAAAGGTCTAGGTATTACATTTATTACTACTGGCTTGATGGCGTTTGGCTTCTTGTCTTTCGGTGGTATCGCTCTGTAA
- the nqrF gene encoding NADH:ubiquinone reductase (Na(+)-transporting) subunit F, whose product MEIILGVSMFTAIVLVLVMVILFAKSKLVSTGDVRILINEDEEKSVTASAGGKLLNVLADKGIFIPSACGGGGTCGQCRVHVHSGGGDILPTEEGHITKREAKEGCRLSCQVAVKQDMEIELEPEIFGVKQWECEVISNDNKATFIKELALKIPDGESVPFRAGGYIQIVAPPHHVKYSDFDVPDEYRPDWERFNFFSIESKVDEETIRAYSMANYPEEEGVIMLNVRIASPPPNNLSLPAGKMSSYIWSLKAGDKVTISGPFGEFFAKDTDAEMVFIGGGAGMAPMRSHIFDQLRRLKSDRKISFWYGARSKREMFYVEDFDELQAENENFEWHVALSDPQPEDNWEGYTGFIHNVLYENYLRDHEAPEDCEFYMCGPPVMNAAVINMLKDLGVEDENILLDDFGG is encoded by the coding sequence ATGGAAATTATTCTCGGCGTATCGATGTTTACCGCTATCGTACTAGTGCTAGTTATGGTGATTTTATTTGCCAAATCTAAGCTAGTTTCGACGGGTGACGTTCGAATCTTAATAAATGAAGACGAAGAGAAGTCTGTTACAGCCTCTGCTGGCGGTAAGCTTCTTAACGTTTTAGCTGACAAAGGTATCTTCATCCCATCTGCGTGTGGTGGTGGTGGTACATGTGGTCAGTGTCGTGTACACGTTCATTCAGGTGGTGGTGATATCCTTCCAACTGAAGAAGGTCATATTACTAAGCGTGAAGCTAAAGAAGGTTGTCGTTTATCATGTCAGGTTGCTGTTAAGCAAGACATGGAAATCGAACTTGAGCCAGAGATCTTTGGTGTTAAGCAATGGGAATGTGAAGTTATCTCTAACGATAACAAAGCGACCTTCATCAAGGAATTAGCGCTTAAAATTCCTGATGGTGAAAGCGTTCCATTCCGTGCCGGTGGTTATATCCAAATCGTTGCTCCACCGCATCACGTTAAATACTCAGACTTTGATGTTCCAGACGAATATCGTCCGGACTGGGAACGTTTCAACTTCTTCAGCATCGAGTCTAAAGTTGATGAAGAGACAATCCGTGCATACTCGATGGCGAACTATCCTGAAGAGGAAGGTGTCATTATGCTTAACGTACGTATTGCGTCGCCTCCGCCAAACAACTTATCACTTCCTGCAGGTAAGATGTCTTCATACATCTGGAGCCTTAAGGCTGGCGATAAAGTTACGATTTCTGGTCCATTCGGTGAATTCTTTGCGAAAGACACTGATGCAGAAATGGTATTCATCGGTGGTGGTGCAGGTATGGCGCCAATGCGTTCACACATCTTTGACCAATTACGTCGCTTGAAGTCAGATCGTAAGATTAGCTTCTGGTACGGTGCGCGTTCTAAGCGTGAAATGTTCTACGTTGAAGATTTCGATGAGCTTCAAGCTGAGAACGAAAACTTCGAGTGGCACGTTGCACTTTCAGATCCTCAACCAGAGGACAACTGGGAAGGCTACACAGGTTTCATTCATAACGTATTGTATGAAAACTATTTACGTGACCACGAAGCACCTGAAGACTGTGAGTTCTACATGTGTGGTCCTCCAGTGATGAACGCTGCGGTAATCAACATGTTGAAAGACCTAGGCGTTGAAGACGAAAACATCTTACTTGACGACTTCGGTGGTTAA
- a CDS encoding FAD:protein FMN transferase: protein MTRNKVLLAWLALIGLAILLFLPRENSNEVQPVLLQGKTMGTTFNVKLYPKPEQLQNNNLFELVNDELIRINSLMSTYIEDSELSRLNQAKAGEPMLLSADNMIVLNESQRLFEASGGAFDVTVGPLVNLWGFGPDGRVTTQPSEQALMAIRDRVGMDLLTIEGNSVTKQHDNLYVDFSSIAKGYGVDQVANLLEGLGITDYLVEIGGEIRVSGQKPDGSAWRIAIERPIAEAREVQMVIEPKNLALATSGDYRNYFEVDGVRYSHTIDPTTGKPITHNLVSVSVLHPSSMTADALATMLTVLGPVAAIEYAEQENLPVYLIVKTEKGFKGIMSSRFEALFPENKG from the coding sequence ATGACTCGTAATAAAGTCTTATTAGCATGGCTGGCCCTTATCGGGCTGGCCATTTTGCTTTTTCTTCCCCGCGAAAATTCGAATGAAGTTCAACCTGTTTTACTTCAAGGTAAAACCATGGGGACAACTTTCAACGTAAAGCTGTATCCAAAACCAGAACAACTTCAAAACAACAATCTGTTCGAGTTGGTTAACGATGAGCTGATTCGAATTAATAGCTTGATGTCGACGTATATTGAAGACTCAGAGTTAAGCCGTTTAAATCAAGCGAAGGCTGGTGAGCCAATGCTGTTGTCTGCTGACAATATGATTGTGCTTAATGAGTCACAGCGTTTATTTGAAGCGAGTGGAGGTGCCTTTGACGTTACTGTGGGTCCTCTTGTTAACCTTTGGGGCTTTGGTCCTGATGGCCGTGTAACGACACAACCATCAGAACAAGCTTTAATGGCAATAAGAGATCGCGTTGGTATGGATTTACTAACAATAGAGGGTAACTCTGTCACCAAACAACACGATAACCTGTACGTGGACTTTTCATCAATTGCTAAGGGGTACGGTGTCGATCAAGTTGCTAATCTACTTGAAGGGTTGGGTATTACCGACTATTTAGTAGAAATTGGTGGTGAGATCCGTGTCTCTGGCCAAAAGCCGGATGGTTCAGCTTGGCGAATTGCGATAGAGCGCCCTATTGCCGAGGCACGTGAAGTGCAAATGGTCATAGAGCCTAAAAATCTAGCGCTGGCTACTTCAGGTGATTATCGCAATTACTTTGAAGTTGATGGAGTAAGGTATTCGCATACGATTGACCCAACGACGGGCAAACCGATCACTCACAACCTAGTTTCAGTTAGTGTGTTGCACCCATCTTCGATGACTGCGGATGCACTTGCGACAATGTTGACGGTTTTAGGTCCTGTAGCAGCGATAGAATATGCAGAGCAAGAAAACCTACCGGTTTACTTAATCGTAAAGACGGAGAAAGGATTTAAAGGTATAATGTCGTCTCGTTTTGAGGCTTTGTTCCCGGAAAATAAGGGCTAA
- the nqrM gene encoding (Na+)-NQR maturation NqrM yields MQIFFLTLGLLLIVFVAMSVGYVFQKKSLAGSCGGLGTLGIDKACDCDNPCEKRQERMAKEEAEKQAQSQRAAKEENWKKNQIL; encoded by the coding sequence ATGCAGATATTTTTTCTTACACTCGGTTTGTTATTGATTGTCTTTGTTGCAATGTCAGTGGGTTATGTTTTTCAAAAGAAATCATTAGCTGGAAGCTGCGGTGGCCTTGGTACTCTGGGCATCGATAAAGCCTGTGACTGTGATAACCCTTGTGAAAAGCGTCAAGAGAGAATGGCAAAGGAAGAAGCTGAAAAGCAAGCGCAAAGTCAACGCGCTGCAAAAGAAGAGAACTGGAAGAAAAACCAAATTCTATAA
- a CDS encoding MFS transporter, which translates to MLKIQQTLSKPFYMLLSLPSTAMGFALSVQISALSWLLSTQYGLDIHEIGIVWAAGPIAGILGQVIVGFISDKVWFWNGRRRPFILIGGVLASLSLLALPNIGIISESLGGVGIMAVAIAIALSLDLSINVSFNPTRSIIADVTPEGEARTKGYTWMQTVSGTFGVLAYVIGGYWNNFVLIYFGAALVLVFSILPTLFVIEPKTLPSEQQESADTSTSGNSNSFNFVEMLVDIKPLWGFLIYSIYASVLHLADIKVDHYYGEIAALLVTLYFILETLLKRESTLSNSEAKHLGFKKVLAAHSFSWIGIQTMFVFTYAFLQDKMGYLSNEQLGQTISYSFAILNGVAALLPAFVLGPLANKFGRIKVHAGALLFTATSYAFIAMLADSPTHMYVFMATAGIGWAAVVSLPFAIMSERVEKTKMGLYMGLFNLSVVLPQLVVSLGISLFLTKVEDKSMTFVVCAFAMAISAVCWLMVKETGSEKSATE; encoded by the coding sequence ATGTTAAAAATTCAACAGACTCTAAGTAAGCCGTTTTACATGCTACTTAGTTTGCCATCGACGGCAATGGGGTTTGCGCTTTCGGTTCAGATTTCGGCGTTAAGCTGGTTGCTTAGCACTCAATATGGCCTTGATATTCACGAGATTGGTATCGTTTGGGCGGCGGGTCCTATCGCTGGTATTTTAGGCCAAGTAATTGTTGGCTTTATTAGTGATAAAGTGTGGTTTTGGAATGGCAGACGTCGTCCCTTTATTCTTATTGGCGGTGTCCTCGCATCTCTGTCTTTGTTAGCACTTCCTAATATAGGGATCATCTCTGAATCTTTGGGTGGTGTAGGCATTATGGCAGTAGCGATTGCAATTGCCTTGTCTTTGGATCTGTCCATTAATGTTAGCTTTAACCCAACTCGCTCAATCATCGCCGATGTAACACCAGAAGGCGAAGCTCGAACTAAGGGTTACACCTGGATGCAAACTGTATCGGGTACCTTTGGTGTACTTGCGTATGTTATCGGTGGTTACTGGAATAACTTTGTTCTTATCTACTTTGGTGCGGCGCTCGTTTTGGTGTTTTCTATTCTGCCAACGTTGTTTGTCATAGAGCCTAAGACTCTGCCGAGCGAACAACAAGAATCTGCAGATACATCGACCAGCGGTAATTCTAACTCGTTTAATTTTGTCGAGATGTTAGTGGATATTAAGCCCTTGTGGGGTTTTTTGATCTATTCTATTTACGCAAGTGTTTTGCACTTAGCGGATATCAAAGTGGATCATTACTACGGTGAAATAGCGGCTTTACTCGTCACCTTATATTTTATTTTAGAGACACTACTCAAGCGCGAGTCGACGTTGTCAAATTCGGAAGCTAAACATTTAGGCTTCAAAAAGGTCCTTGCGGCGCATTCTTTTAGTTGGATTGGTATCCAAACAATGTTCGTTTTTACCTACGCCTTTTTGCAAGACAAAATGGGGTATCTAAGCAATGAGCAACTCGGCCAGACGATTTCTTACAGCTTTGCCATTTTAAACGGCGTCGCAGCGCTACTTCCGGCATTCGTGTTGGGCCCACTAGCTAATAAGTTTGGTCGAATCAAAGTCCATGCCGGCGCGTTGCTGTTTACTGCAACGTCGTATGCATTCATCGCTATGTTGGCGGACAGTCCAACTCATATGTATGTCTTTATGGCGACTGCAGGTATCGGCTGGGCAGCCGTTGTTAGTCTACCTTTTGCAATCATGTCCGAACGAGTTGAAAAAACCAAAATGGGTTTGTATATGGGCTTGTTTAACTTATCTGTGGTACTACCGCAATTAGTTGTCAGTCTTGGTATTAGCCTGTTTTTAACCAAAGTAGAAGACAAGTCGATGACCTTTGTGGTTTGTGCGTTTGCGATGGCGATTTCTGCGGTGTGTTGGTTGATGGTCAAAGAGACAGGATCTGAAAAGTCGGCCACGGAATAA